The sequence AGTTAAAGATACCTTGTGCTTCTACGATGACTCTATCGTTTTCTAAAGCATCTTCGATTAGCTGAACTGCCAGCTGGTTTTTGTGATATTTCATCTCGATAGCGTCATTTTCTAGATAGTAGTAAATATTGCTACCATTTTCTATTGCGAGCTGATTTGCAAGGACTGATTGCATTAGGCGGTTAGTTTGTGGGGTATCATTTGGCAATGAAACACCAAACACCATCTTTATGCCTGGTAAATTTTCAAATTTTTCATCAATAGCGACATTTATTCTATTTGAGCCAAAATATTCTCTTATATATTCAATATCTCTTACGATATTATCGCCTTCATACCATATATAAAATGCGTCATCTTGAAATCTAAATAGCTTTGCTTTTATCTCAGAAGTATCTATGCAAAGCTTTAGTGTATCAGCAACTGCTTTTAGCATTGCATCGATAATCTTAGTTTGATAAAAGAATCTTAAAATTTTAAAATTTTTAATGCTTAAGCAAATGAGCACTCCATCTTTTTGCGCGTCTAAAATTTCAGTTAAAGCAAAGTAGTTGCCAAAGCCTGTTAGCTTATCGATCGAAGATTGTATTTTTATTTGTTCATTTTTTTGAGTTAGCTCGTTTAGTATCAGCGTCTCTTTAGTTCTATCAAGCTTTACAGCTATGTAGCCCTCAAATTTATTTTTAAAGAAAAATGGCGAAAATTTTACCTTTTCATATAAAAAATCACCACTTTTTGTTCTGCTTATAAGCTCATCGCTCTCCCAAGGTAGAGATTTTTGCAGAGCCTCTTTTATGGATTCATAAAAGCTTTGTGGGTGCATATATGATTTTAGTATTCTAGGATTTTTGCCAATTAATTCTTTTAGCTTGTAGCCAGTTTTTTCTTCAAAGGTTTTATTTACATATGAAATTCTATTGTATTTATCGCAATAGACAACAGAGCTATGATCGTTTTCAACCGTGGATCTTAAGAGTTTTATTTGCCTTAAACGCTCTGAGGCTATTTTAATTTGAAAGAGGCCAAATGCACAAAATACTATAAATGTAAGTAAACAAATTGTCTGAGCTATTTTTGCGTTATTCACCTCATCAGAGTGAAATTCTAGGATTTTATTTCTAAAATTTTCTAGCATATTATCAAGATGTAGCTCTTTTACACTATTTGAGATTGTATGTAAAGTTTTTGTAGCTTGAGCTGCATAAAGTATCTTGTCTAATACATTTTGAGCTTTTTGGTTATCTTTATACTCGTTTTTATACATTTTTATTTGCTTTGAAATGTCATCTATTGCTTCAGGACTAAGCATCAAAGCACCTTTTATCGCATAAAATATAGGCTCAAGCTTATTTGGAAGTGCGAGATTTTGTATTTCATATTGACTTATTTGGATATAAGAATCTATAGATGAGTTTACATAAGCTGATCTTTGTAAAAAAAATACTTTTTTACTAAATACATCTCTTATGTTTTGTAGATCTTTTGTTATTTCATTTTGATGAAATAACAGCATCTCATCACTAAGCATTGAAAGGTTGCTCAAATTTGTATCAAAAGAATTTATGTCAGCATTGAGTTTGTCGTAGTTTGAGATATCATAAATATTATTTAAAGAAAAAGTTATCTCATTGTCTATAAATTTTAGATTTAAAATTCCATCATCAAATTTATGAGCTGCACCAATAGCTATATTTGCTTTATATATAAAAAATGCACTAATGAAAAATATAGCTGTTAAGACGCTAAGTATGGTTTTTATTCGTTTAGTACTCATTTAGTATCCTAGGCTTTTTACCATTTAATGTCAGAAAAAATGAGTATAAAGCATCAATTTCATCTTTGCTAAGAACGTATCCTAGCTGGTAGTTACCAATAAAGCTTATAGCCTCTTTTAGATCGTTTATCTCTCCATGAGATAAATATGGAGCAGTTTTTGTAATATTTCTTAGTGATGGCACTCTTCTTAATCTTTTGCTTGTATCTAAGGCAGAAATTTTTTCTCGGCCAATATCTTGTGTCAAATTTCCTCCCAAATTTCTACCATTATGACAAGCGGCACAGCCTATATTATTAAATATCTCAAATCCTTTCTTTGCGCTATCATCTATGGCATTGTTATCACCTGATATAAAACGATCAAATGGCGAATCAACACTTAAGACAGCCTTTTCAAACTCAGCTATTGCATCTGCAATATTATCAAAATTAATACCGTCATTATAAATTTTTTTAAATAAAATTTTGTACTCAGAGATATTATTTACAGAATCTACTATCTTGTCGTTATCTGAGTTTAGTTCTATTCTAGAGGTTATGGACTCTTTTACTTGATCTTTTAAATTGCTAATCCTTGCGTCGCTATAAAATAGATAGTTTGCTGCAGCATTTAATATGGTTGGAGGATTTAAAGTGCCTTTTTCCATGCTATCTTGGTTGCTTCCACTTAAATTCCAGTACAAGTTGTGACAAGTTTGGCAAGAGTAGTTTTCATTTGGGCTTAGTCTTTTGTCAAAAAAGAGTTTTTTACCAAGCAGAGCCTTTTCTTCATTATATTTTATTACCATGAGAGGTTTATAAGATTCATATTTACAAAATGAAATCGTGATGATAAATAGACAAATTATAACGCCTTTCATAACGCCCCTAATTTTTAATTTTCTTTTTTATATCGGCAAATTTTTGATTTTTTATATAGTACATTATTTTATTGTTTTTTGAAATTTATGATACAATTCGCTCGATTTAGAAAATATTTATATTTCAGGGAGGAGAAGTTATGAAAAAAGGCTTTACGATGATTGAGTTGATCTTCGTGATCGTTATATTAGGCATATTGGCTGCGGTTGCTATACCAAAACTAGCTGCAACAAGGGATGATGCAGAGATAACCAAAACCGCTACAAACATAAACACACTTATCAATGATTTGGGTTCTTACTATACTTCGCAAGGTGAATTTGCTGGTGATACTAAAAAGATGTCAAATGTTAAGACTCCAATAATGGCAAAAAATGATAAGTGTCTAGAAGTGGGTGCTGGAAACAACACTAAAGGTGAGATAGGAATAACTATAAAAACAGATGGTCTTTGCAAGAATGTTTGGGAATTACCTGGCTTGGCAGATGTTAAAGCTCTAATCGAAAGTAGCGATAATAAGACGGCTAATACGCTTAAATTTGGCGGTATGGGCATAAAATATAAATAAAATTTTTAGCAAGGTATTTTCCTTGCTTTTTATGATATTTGGCCTACTAAATTTTTTAATATAACAAAGACTGATAGAAATACAAATTTTTTACACAAATAATTTATATACATAAAAATAAGCTTTCTAAGTTTTAATGCGTTGCCAAAAGATATCAAATCTTAACTATGCTAATGAGTAATGGCTTTTTATTAAATTTAGTTGATTTTTATTCTTTACAAATTTTAAAGATAAAAAACGTAAAATCAAACTATGGATTTACTAAAAGACCCGTTAAATAAGCTCATCATCTCGCTTTCGCTTCCAGCTGGCACCGCAATGATGTTTAATACTCTTTATAACGTTACTGGCACATTTTTTGCAGCAAAAATTTCTACCCTTGCTGTAGCTGGTATGGCTATGAGTTTTTTGCTTTATCTAAGTATCGTAGGCATTGGGCTTGGTTTTGGCTCAGCACTAACTGCGCTAATAGGCAATAGTCTTGGAGCAGGAAAGATAAAAACGGCTAAATTTTATGCAGCAAATGGAATTATCTTTGTGTTAGTATTTGCTATTTTTATGGGGTTTTGTGGCTATTTTTTAGCACCAAATTTACTCACTTTTTTAGGAGCCGATCATCACTATTTAAAAGAGGCGCTTGATTACGCAGGTGTTATCTTTCTTGCTGCACCATTTTTCTTGATTATCAAATCTCTAAATGGCGTGCTTGTAGCACTTGGAGATACAAAAAGTTACCGCGATTGGCTATTTTATGGCCTTTTTATCAATGCATTTTTTTGCTACTTTTTTGCATTCATTTTGGATCTTGGCGTAAAAGGACTTGCTCTAGCAACAGCTAGTGTTCAGCTTTTGGGCATGATCTACCTTTTTGCAAAAGTTAAAAAAGCTAAGATGATCGAGCCAAGAAATTTAAGCTATTTTGTGCCAAATTTTAGCATTTGGGCAAAGATTACAAAGCAAGCTCTACCGGCTTGCTTAAACTATCTATCGATGTCGCTTGGCTCACTTGTACTTTTAAAATTTATAAGCTACTATGGTGTAAATGCCGTAGCGGGATATGGTATAGCTTTAAGGATAGAGCAAATTTTGGTATTGCCAACCATTGGTATGGCCGTAGCAGTTTTAAGTATCGTTTCAAGAAACTATGGCGCTAAAAATTTTAAAAGAGCTAAGCAATGCTATAAAATTTCGCTTCTTTTTTTGCTTATTTATTGTGTACTTGCTTGTGTTTTTATTAGATTTTTTGGTGAAGATATGATAAGAATTTTTGATGATACGCCGGCAGTTTTTGAGATAGCAGGGCTTTATCTTGGTATAAATTCTCTTGCTTACGTAGCTTATGGCACGATAAATGTCTCAGGCAGCACTCTTCAGGCTATAAAACGCCCAGTGGCTATCTTTTTGCTAAATGGATTTAGGCAATTTGTGCTTCAAGGATCACTTTTTTACGCTGTAGTTTTTTATTTTGGTCTTGAGATAAAATTTATGTGGCTGGCCCTATTTT is a genomic window of Campylobacter concisus containing:
- a CDS encoding MATE family efflux transporter gives rise to the protein MDLLKDPLNKLIISLSLPAGTAMMFNTLYNVTGTFFAAKISTLAVAGMAMSFLLYLSIVGIGLGFGSALTALIGNSLGAGKIKTAKFYAANGIIFVLVFAIFMGFCGYFLAPNLLTFLGADHHYLKEALDYAGVIFLAAPFFLIIKSLNGVLVALGDTKSYRDWLFYGLFINAFFCYFFAFILDLGVKGLALATASVQLLGMIYLFAKVKKAKMIEPRNLSYFVPNFSIWAKITKQALPACLNYLSMSLGSLVLLKFISYYGVNAVAGYGIALRIEQILVLPTIGMAVAVLSIVSRNYGAKNFKRAKQCYKISLLFLLIYCVLACVFIRFFGEDMIRIFDDTPAVFEIAGLYLGINSLAYVAYGTINVSGSTLQAIKRPVAIFLLNGFRQFVLQGSLFYAVVFYFGLEIKFMWLALFFSVYLTAICFVFWTLYQLRRATGVSF
- a CDS encoding cytochrome-c peroxidase: MKGVIICLFIITISFCKYESYKPLMVIKYNEEKALLGKKLFFDKRLSPNENYSCQTCHNLYWNLSGSNQDSMEKGTLNPPTILNAAANYLFYSDARISNLKDQVKESITSRIELNSDNDKIVDSVNNISEYKILFKKIYNDGINFDNIADAIAEFEKAVLSVDSPFDRFISGDNNAIDDSAKKGFEIFNNIGCAACHNGRNLGGNLTQDIGREKISALDTSKRLRRVPSLRNITKTAPYLSHGEINDLKEAISFIGNYQLGYVLSKDEIDALYSFFLTLNGKKPRILNEY
- a CDS encoding bifunctional diguanylate cyclase/phosphodiesterase; translated protein: MSTKRIKTILSVLTAIFFISAFFIYKANIAIGAAHKFDDGILNLKFIDNEITFSLNNIYDISNYDKLNADINSFDTNLSNLSMLSDEMLLFHQNEITKDLQNIRDVFSKKVFFLQRSAYVNSSIDSYIQISQYEIQNLALPNKLEPIFYAIKGALMLSPEAIDDISKQIKMYKNEYKDNQKAQNVLDKILYAAQATKTLHTISNSVKELHLDNMLENFRNKILEFHSDEVNNAKIAQTICLLTFIVFCAFGLFQIKIASERLRQIKLLRSTVENDHSSVVYCDKYNRISYVNKTFEEKTGYKLKELIGKNPRILKSYMHPQSFYESIKEALQKSLPWESDELISRTKSGDFLYEKVKFSPFFFKNKFEGYIAVKLDRTKETLILNELTQKNEQIKIQSSIDKLTGFGNYFALTEILDAQKDGVLICLSIKNFKILRFFYQTKIIDAMLKAVADTLKLCIDTSEIKAKLFRFQDDAFYIWYEGDNIVRDIEYIREYFGSNRINVAIDEKFENLPGIKMVFGVSLPNDTPQTNRLMQSVLANQLAIENGSNIYYYLENDAIEMKYHKNQLAVQLIEDALENDRVIVEAQGIFNLEENETEAKYYEVLVRIIDQNGKIHYPGEFLDIAMKTQLYPQITKKVISLAFDLAKRYPDYMFSINLSITDIADASMRELIESKLNECKDPNKICFEMLESEELSDYVAVNSFIKRVKGYGCKISIDDFGSGYSNYYRILELDIDTIKIDGSIIKKLPFDENARVLVETIVSFAKKQGYKIVAEFASSEEILNQIKNFGIPYAQGFLLGKPRRME
- a CDS encoding type II secretion system protein; amino-acid sequence: MKKGFTMIELIFVIVILGILAAVAIPKLAATRDDAEITKTATNINTLINDLGSYYTSQGEFAGDTKKMSNVKTPIMAKNDKCLEVGAGNNTKGEIGITIKTDGLCKNVWELPGLADVKALIESSDNKTANTLKFGGMGIKYK